The DNA window CCTATTTTTATATTGGTAATTTAATTGAGGTTGGCTATACGGAAAGACTGTTCACCACTCCCCGCCACGAACTGACAGAGGATTATATCACTGGTCGTTTTGGCTGATTTCTTTACAAAATAATTGCCAATTAGCAGCTTTATAGCAGGTCCCCAGCCATCAAGCTCCAGGATGTCGGCCACCATCCTGGCTCCTATCTAGTGAAACTCGTTGGGCACAGCACTGACAACCGCCATACCTTTGGGTCGCTGTGTCCGGCGAATAGGTCGATCGCCACACAGAAGAAGTGCCGTGAAAGTCATAGCTTGCCACCCCTTCTATAGTTATCTAGACATCTTAATAAAAGTATTAATCTTTTTTTAACGCTCATTTAACTTCAGCCTAATAAAAAGAAGGAATAATAGAGACATCTAAACAACCAAGGAGGTCTCTATGAACAAAATCGATAAGAGCAACGGTAACATTCCTGTTTATCGGCAGGTAAGCAGTGTCCTCAATTCTGAAATTCGTGAAATTTACTCAACAGGTGCTGCATTACCTCCTGAAAAGGAACTTGCCAGCAGATTCAAGATAAACAGACAAACTCTCCGTCGTGCGGTTGATGAGCTTGAAAATGATGGTTTAGTGAACAGGATCCGCGGTAAAGGGACGTTCGTTGTTGGTGCTGTTGTTGACTATGACATCAAGAGTACGACCCGTTTTACGGAAAATTTGGAATCTCAGGGGCGGCGCGCTAATAGCAGTGTGTTGCGCCAGATCGGTATCCCTGCTTCAGAAGAAGTTGCGGAAAAACTTGGTGTTAAAGAGAATACGCCGGTAATTTATATTGAAACATTGCGGAAGGTTGATGGCCTGCCGTTCTGCATAGTTTCCCATTTTTTTAGCTATATTGAGTTTCACAGCCTTTTAAAGAAATACAAAGAAGGTTCACTTCACGACTTTATATATCAGCATTACAACATAAATCTCCGCCGTGCGCTTACCCTTGTCACAGCGGTTATACCACAATCTGATGATGCAGAACTCCTGCAAATCAATAAAAACACTCCGATTTTACGTGTCAAAAGCCTCAATATCAACTCCTCAACTGGTGAACCAGTTGAGTATGTCGTAACGCGTTTTCGCGGAGATGCCGCCCAGCTTTCAATTGAATCATAAACAATAAGAAACCAAACCTGTTTTAAAAAAACCCAAGGAGACAAATCATGAAACTAAAAACGCTTTTAACCCTCACCATTCTGCTTTTTAGCGCAGCAACAACCTTTGCCAGCGGCCTGGCCGATGGCAGCAAAAATAACCCTCTGCGGGTCATGCTGATTCCAGCCGATGGCGGCTCCAGCGACGTCACCGAGGATTACCGTCCTGTTTTTGAGGGCATCACCAAAAATTACGGCATCCACTTCGATATCCGGGCGGGGAGCTCATATGGCGCAGTCATCGAGGCTATGTGCAATGATCAGGTCGAGATTGCCTGGTATGGTGCTGTGTCCTTTGGCGAGGCCCACAAGCTTTGCGGTGCCGAACTGCTGTCTTTGGATGTGACAAAAGGCGAATCTGTTTACTACTCCGGTATTTATACCCGTAAGGACAGTGGTTTAAACAGCCTTGCCGATCTCAAGAACCATTCTCTGGCCTTGGGTGACGTCCAATCAACAAGCTCATTCAATTATCCGGTGGCCATGCTTATCGCCTCCGGTGTCGATCCGGCCAAAGATCTGAGCAAAATTGTTATGGCCGGCTCTCACTCAAGCTCGATTGCCGCCATGAAAGAGGGCCGGGTGGATGCCTGTGCCGCCTCTTTTAACTCTTATGAGAAGGCGGTTAAAAATAACATCCTTGACCCTAAAGAGTACAAGGTGCTCGCCAAATCTGAGCCGATCCCCAATCCACCCATGGCCATGAACACCAAT is part of the Desulfobulbaceae bacterium genome and encodes:
- a CDS encoding phosphate/phosphite/phosphonate ABC transporter substrate-binding protein codes for the protein MKLKTLLTLTILLFSAATTFASGLADGSKNNPLRVMLIPADGGSSDVTEDYRPVFEGITKNYGIHFDIRAGSSYGAVIEAMCNDQVEIAWYGAVSFGEAHKLCGAELLSLDVTKGESVYYSGIYTRKDSGLNSLADLKNHSLALGDVQSTSSFNYPVAMLIASGVDPAKDLSKIVMAGSHSSSIAAMKEGRVDACAASFNSYEKAVKNNILDPKEYKVLAKSEPIPNPPMAMNTNLSPQLKAKRKEIFNTIHTKVDPEKIRGYGGKKVDRYDAEYPVEQMLAALEKLGAVTDQVKEAIVEKASQR
- the phnF gene encoding phosphonate metabolism transcriptional regulator PhnF, producing the protein MNKIDKSNGNIPVYRQVSSVLNSEIREIYSTGAALPPEKELASRFKINRQTLRRAVDELENDGLVNRIRGKGTFVVGAVVDYDIKSTTRFTENLESQGRRANSSVLRQIGIPASEEVAEKLGVKENTPVIYIETLRKVDGLPFCIVSHFFSYIEFHSLLKKYKEGSLHDFIYQHYNINLRRALTLVTAVIPQSDDAELLQINKNTPILRVKSLNINSSTGEPVEYVVTRFRGDAAQLSIES